Proteins encoded in a region of the Pelmatolapia mariae isolate MD_Pm_ZW linkage group LG16_19, Pm_UMD_F_2, whole genome shotgun sequence genome:
- the ttbk2a gene encoding tau-tubulin kinase 2 isoform X2, translating into MSGGAEQTDILSVLSLVKERWKVVKKIGGGGFGEIYEATDLMTRVSVALKVESAQQPKQVLKMEVAVLKKLQGKDHVCRFVGCGRNDRFNYVVMELQGRNLADLRRSMPRGTFSISTTLRLGRQILEAIESIHSVGFLHRDIKPSNFAMGRFPSTCRTCYMLDFGLARQFTNSCQEVRPPRPVAGFRGTVRYASVNAHKNKEMGRHDDLWSLFYMLVEFLVGQLPWRKIKDKEHVGKLKETYDHRLMLKHLPAEFGVFLDHISSLDYFTKPDYQLLMSVFDNSMKTYNVVENDPYDWERTTTDGTLTISASTTTPQHHTRLTPAHMGMANASLIPGDLLRENTDEVLQDEQLSDVENNPAPERLPGSPLHPHRNQETDVWEELDRNRNRIRTAVWKTAAEEEHCNNQGNQGHQSPYAGPSLGSPVKLHSEVVASDRDGPLLRKLRNIHSFELERRLGLESKPSPERFVDACSAKQQLGTQQQEKESDRAAIIPVTQAQTVIAGERPDRVWHYDEEFLSGGGSPKPASPGSLEQGEGAASSGGFVALNLSSGRQDFDSREWVMVERPSGSPGVKATTSPSEEDEEPEVLQPDGQDPGWAKGSQSPRSGKAKQESTASSKGSVKMDKLELSVGPAGPLPPITPTSPAEALAEGVLTQLTAQRPSGLSSQSGSDSAPQCLLLERHGEAEAEAQQVQERTVDISSPQDHVPSHPGSPVDPLAEMLVNGDSHTKAQSPVPSRMSSPRCPRSPCSPPPRSASSPRSPRSPVFANGRLSPPVNNQRDLSNGTFLKLKDNENDSIPTPCVTEPQLKGEDPREVNLIPEQITSPASSTPLAAPRKDPSRRQSRIPVLEPSALLELPPPGSAKEKLLQKKASHQGQVPSPTASPSLSDRRGPMVASLTRDPLSSTSDRSQEEDSLMGSRSDRQGDDAPSLSSSSSPLSRKSRIPRPVQASSSAEQLAAQFMPRPPPGKPPCRPTVEGRLRRYRIRAGSTSDSELLTCIAQLMHGSRGSPLHHRSSAQHGGSRMGICSLTSSPHHHRSSSASPRSSSSLQRSVSSSPSRHEHRGGGGGGCFGRSRSPPSFSGSPPPRRFYPHHQDTCCSRQARTSPFHLSRGKGCSKESKCSSKLSR; encoded by the exons ATGAGTGGGGGAGCAGAGCAAACTGACATCTTGAGCGTGCTCTCCCTGGTCAAGGAACGATGGAAAGTG GTGAAGAAGATTGGGGGTGGTGGGTTCGGGGAGATCTACGAGGCGACGGACCTGATGACGCGGGTCAGCGTGGCACTGAAGGTGGAGTCGGCCCAGCAGCCCAAACAGGTGCTGAAGATGGAGGTCGCGGTGCTCAAGAAGCTCCAGG GTAAAGACCACGTGTGTCGCTTTGTGGGATGCGGCCGTAACGACCGTTTTAACTACGTGGTGATGGAGCTTCAG GGTCGAAACCTGGCCGATTTGAGGAGAAGTATGCCTCGAGGAACATTCAGCATCAGCACCACCCTCCGTCTGGGGCGCCAGATCCTGGAAGCCATAGAGAGCATCCACTCTGTTGGCTTCCTGCATCGTGACATCAAACCG tCCAATTTTGCCATGGGTCGCTTCCCCAGCACCTGTCGTACCTGCTACATGCTGGACTTTGGTTTAGCTCGCCAGTTCACCAACTCTTGCCAGGAGGTCCGACCT CCCCGTCCAGTGGCAGGGTTTAGGGGAACAGTGCGATACGCATCTGTCAATGCGCACAAGAATAAG GAGATGGGACGTCACGATGACCTGTGGTCTCTCTTCTACATGTTGGTGGAGTTCTTGGTCGGTCAGTTGCCGTGGAGGAAGATCAAGGATAAA GAACATGTGGGAAAGCTGAAAGAGACTTATGATCATCGTCTGATGCTCAAACATCTACCGGCAGAGTTTGGTGTGTTCTTGGATCACATCTCCAGCCTTGACTACTTTACCAAACCTGACTACCAG CTATTGATGTCAGTGTTTGACAATAGTATGAAAACCTACAATGTCGTGGAAAATGACCCCTATGACTGGGAGCGGACCACTACTGATGGCACACTGACGATTAGTGCCAGTACCACGACACCTCAACATCACACTCGCCTCACTCCAGCACACATGGg TATGGCAAATGCGTCCCTGATCCCTGGCGATCTGCTGAGAGAAAATACAGATGAGGTTCTGCAGGATGAGCAGCTCAGCGATGTGGAGAACAACCCTGCTCCAGAGCGGCTGCCGGGCTCTCCCCTCCACCCGCACCGGAACCAGGAGACTGACGTCTGGGAGGAGCTGGATCGCAACCGTAACCGCATCAGGACAGCTGTCTGGAAG ACGGCAGCGGAGGAGGAACACTGCAACAACCAGGGCAACCAAGGGCACCAGAGCCCCTATGCTGGTCCAAGCCTGGGTTCCCCTGTCAAACTGCACTCTGAGGTGGTTGCTTCAGACCGTGATGGCCCTCTGCTCAGGAAGCTCCGCAACATCCACAGCTTTGAGCTGGAGAGGAGGCTTGGCCTGGAGTCCAAGCCCAGCCCAGAGCGCTTCGTGGATGCCTG TTCAGCAAAGCAGCAGCTAGGCACTCAACAACAGGAGAAGGAATCTGACAGAGCTGCTATCATCCCAGTAACTCAGGCTCAAACTGTAATTGCCGGGGAGCGTCCTGATAGGGTTTGGCACTATGATGAAGAGTTCCTATCCGGTGGTGGTTCTCCTAAGCCAGCTTCCCCTGGATCGTTAGAGCAGGGAGAGGGGGCAGCCAGCAGTGGGGGCTTTGTGGCCCTCAATTTGAGCTCTGGGAGGCAGGACTTTGACTCAAGGGAGTGGGTAATGGTGGAGCGACCCAGTGGGTCCCCAGGAGTCAAGGCTACCACCAGCCCTtcggaggaggatgaggagccaGAGGTGCTACAACCAGATGGACAGGATCCTGGATGGGCAAAGGGCAGCCAGAGCCCTAGATCGGGGAAAGCCAAACAAGAAAGCACGGCCTCTTCCAAAGGAAGTGTAAAAATGGACAAGTTGGAGCTTAGTGTGGGCCCTGCAGGGCCCTTGCCCCCAATCACTCCAACCAGCCCGGCTGAAGCTCTGGCTGAGGGAGTCCTCACACAG TTGACGGCTCAGCGTCCCTCTGGGCTTTCCTCCCAGTCAGGCTCAGACAGTGCTCCACAGTGTCTCCTGCTGGAGAGGCATGGCGAAGCTGAAGCAGAAGCTCAGCAGGTTCAGGAGCGTACAGTGGATATCAGCTCCCCGCAGGACCATGTGCCCTCCCATCCAGGGTCACCAGTAGACCCCCTGGCTGAGATGCTGGTCAATGGAGACAGCCACACCAAAGCTCAAAGCCCTGTGCCAAGCCGCATGTCTTCCCCGCGCTGCCCTCGTTCACCGTGCTCGCCTCCTCCACGCTCGGCATCTTCCCCTCGCTCTCCTCGCAGCCCCGTGTTTGCCAATGGCCGTCTTTCCCCTCCTGTTAACAACCAAAGGGATTTAAGTAATGGAACTTTCCTCAAGCTTAAAGACAATGAGAATGACTCTATCCCCACTCCTTGTGTCACAGAGCCTCAGTTGAAGGGGGAAGACCCTAGAGAAGTGAACCTGATCCCAGAACAGATCACTAGCCCAGCCTCCTCCACCCCACTGGCTGCCCCCCGTAAAGACCCAAGCCGCAGGCAAAGTCGAATCCCTGTGCTGGAGCCCTCGGCCCTCCTGGAGCTCCCTCCACCAGGATCCGCCAAGGAGAAGCTCTTACAGAAGAAAGCCAGCCACCAAGGCCAGGTCCCCTCACCCACTGCCTCGCCATCCCTCTCTGATAGGCGTGGCCCAATGGTAGCCTCCCTCACTAGAGATCCACTGTCGTCCACCTCTGACCGCTCTCAGGAAGAGGACTCTCTTATGGGCTCCCGTTCTGACCGCCAGGGAGACGACGCTCcgtctctctcctcctcctctagcCCGCTGTCCCGCAAAAGCAGGATCCCTCGTCCCGTTCAGGCATCCTCTTCTGCTGAGCAACTGGCTGCTCAATTCATGCCGCGTCCACCTCCTGGAAAACCACCGTGTCGCCCCACAGTGGAGGGCAG GCTTAGACGTTACCGTATCCGAGCTGGCAGCACCAGTGACTCAGAACTGCTGACGTGTATTGCTCAGCTAATGCATGGCTCCCGTGGCTCCCCCCTTCACCACCGCTCCTCTGCCCAGCACGGGGGCTCCAGGATGGGCATCTGCAGCCTGACGAGCTCTCCGCACCACCACCGCAGCTCGAGCGCCTCCCCCCGAAGTTCCTCCTCCCTGCAGCGCTCTGTCAGCTCCTCGCCCTCTCGCCACGAGCACCGTGGCGGCGGGGGAGGGGGCTGCTTTGGCCGCAGCCGCTCACCCCCTAGCTTCTCCGGCTCACCGCCTCCCCGCCGCTTCTACCCCCACCACCAGGATACATGCTGTAGTCGGCAGGCGCGCACCAGCCCGTTCCACCTATCTAGAGGAAAAGGCTGCAGCAAAGAGAGCAAGTGCTCCAGCAAACTGAGTAGATAG
- the ttbk2a gene encoding tau-tubulin kinase 2 isoform X1, producing the protein MSGGAEQTDILSVLSLVKERWKVVKKIGGGGFGEIYEATDLMTRVSVALKVESAQQPKQVLKMEVAVLKKLQGKDHVCRFVGCGRNDRFNYVVMELQGRNLADLRRSMPRGTFSISTTLRLGRQILEAIESIHSVGFLHRDIKPSNFAMGRFPSTCRTCYMLDFGLARQFTNSCQEVRPPRPVAGFRGTVRYASVNAHKNKEMGRHDDLWSLFYMLVEFLVGQLPWRKIKDKEHVGKLKETYDHRLMLKHLPAEFGVFLDHISSLDYFTKPDYQLLMSVFDNSMKTYNVVENDPYDWERTTTDGTLTISASTTTPQHHTRLTPAHMGMANASLIPGDLLRENTDEVLQDEQLSDVENNPAPERLPGSPLHPHRNQETDVWEELDRNRNRIRTAVWKTAAEEEHCNNQGNQGHQSPYAGPSLGSPVKLHSEVVASDRDGPLLRKLRNIHSFELERRLGLESKPSPERFVDACSAKQQLGTQQQEKESDRAAIIPVTQAQTVIAGERPDRVWHYDEEFLSGGGSPKPASPGSLEQGEGAASSGGFVALNLSSGRQDFDSREWVMVERPSGSPGVKATTSPSEEDEEPEVLQPDGQDPGWAKGSQSPRSGKAKQESTASSKGSVKMDKLELSVGPAGPLPPITPTSPAEALAEGVLTQLPTSPPSLPEEVAVRTSSPIPLRSPSPHTLLTTLSDPLHQRQLPAMRRSQSADQQPQERPSSSSSYHASLPLPPNPTPSTCSPSRRKLPAIPAGAANTKFPSVIRITRAQLQQLTAQRPSGLSSQSGSDSAPQCLLLERHGEAEAEAQQVQERTVDISSPQDHVPSHPGSPVDPLAEMLVNGDSHTKAQSPVPSRMSSPRCPRSPCSPPPRSASSPRSPRSPVFANGRLSPPVNNQRDLSNGTFLKLKDNENDSIPTPCVTEPQLKGEDPREVNLIPEQITSPASSTPLAAPRKDPSRRQSRIPVLEPSALLELPPPGSAKEKLLQKKASHQGQVPSPTASPSLSDRRGPMVASLTRDPLSSTSDRSQEEDSLMGSRSDRQGDDAPSLSSSSSPLSRKSRIPRPVQASSSAEQLAAQFMPRPPPGKPPCRPTVEGRLRRYRIRAGSTSDSELLTCIAQLMHGSRGSPLHHRSSAQHGGSRMGICSLTSSPHHHRSSSASPRSSSSLQRSVSSSPSRHEHRGGGGGGCFGRSRSPPSFSGSPPPRRFYPHHQDTCCSRQARTSPFHLSRGKGCSKESKCSSKLSR; encoded by the exons ATGAGTGGGGGAGCAGAGCAAACTGACATCTTGAGCGTGCTCTCCCTGGTCAAGGAACGATGGAAAGTG GTGAAGAAGATTGGGGGTGGTGGGTTCGGGGAGATCTACGAGGCGACGGACCTGATGACGCGGGTCAGCGTGGCACTGAAGGTGGAGTCGGCCCAGCAGCCCAAACAGGTGCTGAAGATGGAGGTCGCGGTGCTCAAGAAGCTCCAGG GTAAAGACCACGTGTGTCGCTTTGTGGGATGCGGCCGTAACGACCGTTTTAACTACGTGGTGATGGAGCTTCAG GGTCGAAACCTGGCCGATTTGAGGAGAAGTATGCCTCGAGGAACATTCAGCATCAGCACCACCCTCCGTCTGGGGCGCCAGATCCTGGAAGCCATAGAGAGCATCCACTCTGTTGGCTTCCTGCATCGTGACATCAAACCG tCCAATTTTGCCATGGGTCGCTTCCCCAGCACCTGTCGTACCTGCTACATGCTGGACTTTGGTTTAGCTCGCCAGTTCACCAACTCTTGCCAGGAGGTCCGACCT CCCCGTCCAGTGGCAGGGTTTAGGGGAACAGTGCGATACGCATCTGTCAATGCGCACAAGAATAAG GAGATGGGACGTCACGATGACCTGTGGTCTCTCTTCTACATGTTGGTGGAGTTCTTGGTCGGTCAGTTGCCGTGGAGGAAGATCAAGGATAAA GAACATGTGGGAAAGCTGAAAGAGACTTATGATCATCGTCTGATGCTCAAACATCTACCGGCAGAGTTTGGTGTGTTCTTGGATCACATCTCCAGCCTTGACTACTTTACCAAACCTGACTACCAG CTATTGATGTCAGTGTTTGACAATAGTATGAAAACCTACAATGTCGTGGAAAATGACCCCTATGACTGGGAGCGGACCACTACTGATGGCACACTGACGATTAGTGCCAGTACCACGACACCTCAACATCACACTCGCCTCACTCCAGCACACATGGg TATGGCAAATGCGTCCCTGATCCCTGGCGATCTGCTGAGAGAAAATACAGATGAGGTTCTGCAGGATGAGCAGCTCAGCGATGTGGAGAACAACCCTGCTCCAGAGCGGCTGCCGGGCTCTCCCCTCCACCCGCACCGGAACCAGGAGACTGACGTCTGGGAGGAGCTGGATCGCAACCGTAACCGCATCAGGACAGCTGTCTGGAAG ACGGCAGCGGAGGAGGAACACTGCAACAACCAGGGCAACCAAGGGCACCAGAGCCCCTATGCTGGTCCAAGCCTGGGTTCCCCTGTCAAACTGCACTCTGAGGTGGTTGCTTCAGACCGTGATGGCCCTCTGCTCAGGAAGCTCCGCAACATCCACAGCTTTGAGCTGGAGAGGAGGCTTGGCCTGGAGTCCAAGCCCAGCCCAGAGCGCTTCGTGGATGCCTG TTCAGCAAAGCAGCAGCTAGGCACTCAACAACAGGAGAAGGAATCTGACAGAGCTGCTATCATCCCAGTAACTCAGGCTCAAACTGTAATTGCCGGGGAGCGTCCTGATAGGGTTTGGCACTATGATGAAGAGTTCCTATCCGGTGGTGGTTCTCCTAAGCCAGCTTCCCCTGGATCGTTAGAGCAGGGAGAGGGGGCAGCCAGCAGTGGGGGCTTTGTGGCCCTCAATTTGAGCTCTGGGAGGCAGGACTTTGACTCAAGGGAGTGGGTAATGGTGGAGCGACCCAGTGGGTCCCCAGGAGTCAAGGCTACCACCAGCCCTtcggaggaggatgaggagccaGAGGTGCTACAACCAGATGGACAGGATCCTGGATGGGCAAAGGGCAGCCAGAGCCCTAGATCGGGGAAAGCCAAACAAGAAAGCACGGCCTCTTCCAAAGGAAGTGTAAAAATGGACAAGTTGGAGCTTAGTGTGGGCCCTGCAGGGCCCTTGCCCCCAATCACTCCAACCAGCCCGGCTGAAGCTCTGGCTGAGGGAGTCCTCACACAG CTCCCTACCTCTCCTCCATCTCTGCCTGAGGAGGTTGCGGTCCGGACATCCAGCCCCATCCCTCTGCGCTCTCCCAGTCCTCACACCCTCCTGACCACCTTGTCGGACCCACTGCACCAACGTCAGCTGCCGGCCATGAGGCGCAGCCAGTCCGCCGACCAGCAGCCGCAAGAAcgcccctcctcttcctcctcctacCACGCCTCCCTACCTCTGCCACCAAACCCCACCCCCAGCACCTGCTCACCCAGTCGCAGGAAATTGCCAGCCATCCCTGCGGGTGCTGCCAACACCAAGTTTCCCTCAGTCATTCGCATCACCCGTGCCCAGCTTCAGCAG TTGACGGCTCAGCGTCCCTCTGGGCTTTCCTCCCAGTCAGGCTCAGACAGTGCTCCACAGTGTCTCCTGCTGGAGAGGCATGGCGAAGCTGAAGCAGAAGCTCAGCAGGTTCAGGAGCGTACAGTGGATATCAGCTCCCCGCAGGACCATGTGCCCTCCCATCCAGGGTCACCAGTAGACCCCCTGGCTGAGATGCTGGTCAATGGAGACAGCCACACCAAAGCTCAAAGCCCTGTGCCAAGCCGCATGTCTTCCCCGCGCTGCCCTCGTTCACCGTGCTCGCCTCCTCCACGCTCGGCATCTTCCCCTCGCTCTCCTCGCAGCCCCGTGTTTGCCAATGGCCGTCTTTCCCCTCCTGTTAACAACCAAAGGGATTTAAGTAATGGAACTTTCCTCAAGCTTAAAGACAATGAGAATGACTCTATCCCCACTCCTTGTGTCACAGAGCCTCAGTTGAAGGGGGAAGACCCTAGAGAAGTGAACCTGATCCCAGAACAGATCACTAGCCCAGCCTCCTCCACCCCACTGGCTGCCCCCCGTAAAGACCCAAGCCGCAGGCAAAGTCGAATCCCTGTGCTGGAGCCCTCGGCCCTCCTGGAGCTCCCTCCACCAGGATCCGCCAAGGAGAAGCTCTTACAGAAGAAAGCCAGCCACCAAGGCCAGGTCCCCTCACCCACTGCCTCGCCATCCCTCTCTGATAGGCGTGGCCCAATGGTAGCCTCCCTCACTAGAGATCCACTGTCGTCCACCTCTGACCGCTCTCAGGAAGAGGACTCTCTTATGGGCTCCCGTTCTGACCGCCAGGGAGACGACGCTCcgtctctctcctcctcctctagcCCGCTGTCCCGCAAAAGCAGGATCCCTCGTCCCGTTCAGGCATCCTCTTCTGCTGAGCAACTGGCTGCTCAATTCATGCCGCGTCCACCTCCTGGAAAACCACCGTGTCGCCCCACAGTGGAGGGCAG GCTTAGACGTTACCGTATCCGAGCTGGCAGCACCAGTGACTCAGAACTGCTGACGTGTATTGCTCAGCTAATGCATGGCTCCCGTGGCTCCCCCCTTCACCACCGCTCCTCTGCCCAGCACGGGGGCTCCAGGATGGGCATCTGCAGCCTGACGAGCTCTCCGCACCACCACCGCAGCTCGAGCGCCTCCCCCCGAAGTTCCTCCTCCCTGCAGCGCTCTGTCAGCTCCTCGCCCTCTCGCCACGAGCACCGTGGCGGCGGGGGAGGGGGCTGCTTTGGCCGCAGCCGCTCACCCCCTAGCTTCTCCGGCTCACCGCCTCCCCGCCGCTTCTACCCCCACCACCAGGATACATGCTGTAGTCGGCAGGCGCGCACCAGCCCGTTCCACCTATCTAGAGGAAAAGGCTGCAGCAAAGAGAGCAAGTGCTCCAGCAAACTGAGTAGATAG
- the cdan1 gene encoding codanin-1, translated as MAALLESLLSQKVDIIKVVDWLKSAGDEDKLSISELGLTVHKEEFVPFLLNFLREQSSQALTHGPATPAKTPSHPRPAAQTQVFSERRGCKSASGGSGTRGASRVQLFSPSSVSPGPEGSHCLSGVTAFSSPSFSTTWSPTSRPSGSERRGGQRIMLGDYMVSPPDFQHSPSFQSQKSRKKSGGNMSLGGRGRGGHYIDETGGRRSVRGGGYGRITEQVSPPSVGQLNFNNLEEFPPVGSSPISPAASKPTRRINPTPVSAERPHSKPKTCFTSTPFSKPSSPLSGVEPLEGSMTGGNSLSLQEERELLKREKTKRAQQVSSPQPSSLEPCTPTKTVFKTGSKVTPEQQTTCPEPSKVTFSLELDLLVELYSTCISENLVPNIFLELFFVMQLLTSRSPHTHDDEQESLCAAHSHSDILQRCYLRLVHNCVYFAVKVLENQFQLVAHLDKCTLRLLAENERVASFSPHLRDLLTQAQDKSTAKLSPSVSTFIHSVPFQPDTDNRSNFSSDKAFHIFKKQRDIFYEVLREWEDFHKEPGWNFDTALGNRIRGMMSQMTSAGNHSHFARLFLKQLIQMCKGPRVNSTSGDTPDADLLGMLGAEGLGRLKRLEERLIQPHGVVGPCPPPSFPGYQEFFRDFLQAASCCQLNQHLQDSLCQQLLQLDEVSILSPPASICERDEEEEEDGDMEQQDEKQRFSSVLLLARLLAKFLGFISFLPYQTSEKPSREIQDTAIALRSKSVPVLDVCAVLRNSMRRRRTILTVPWLVEFLSMLDFTGPLLLCYRTTLGTLLLLYRRLVLGRCEEMCYLNKLLMVSVLGWLFQIPVIPEDIFFTSEFTEVAKVEESDINVAGLDCIPLVDQQLLYTCCPFLGEFRKLLAAFVSGSTAKSGGIIRKITPTSAELKDTPAAHRSQQKLQVDLEQAFFHNQPPSLRRTVEFVAERVGSNAVKHMKATLVNELVGRGEKMLRDGLGSPNSNPSKLNDSICAQLCDAGLEALARATRFCCEKSPEAIRILLPHETSPTVLATSENITKRLATEKACSWLSANITALIRREWKSRYDRVMKALGSPPAPDSVDRTVVELVPQEKSQTPKRKQGSESERVMSCPPHCDHSASLPSDILVEMKEVLSIAVGPRTDEELPTGSQLLTLLQKVGETLSCRKFLNVLSEQMLLNCSVLLACKLVSAELPVLPLSECSGRGGDAVGNGSGSEPPVTALLEQLAELWEKDSCSSAPLHLLFTPLTVTAVLKASDTERKNYRFVIGKLVDRGLLSEEEVKSHWKKLTELALPVEQIANFQLKLKTVKPVSPLAELQSHMDILQVSHQTVEGAT; from the exons ATGGCGGCTCTTTTGGAATCGCTTCTATCACAGAAAGTGGATATTATTAAGGTGGTGGACTGGCTAAAGAGTGCAGGG GACGAGGACAAGCTGTCGATTAGTGAACTCGGGCTGACAGTTCACAAAGAGGAGTTCGtcccttttcttttaaattttctgaGAGAGCAGAGCAGTCAAGCACTCACCCATGGCCCCGCCACCCCAGCTAAGACCCCCAGCCACCCTAGGCCTGCTGCACAGACCCAAGTTTTCTCGGAAAGGAGGGGCTGCAAATCTGCCAGTGGTGGAAGTGGTACTCGGGGTGCGAGCCGCGTCCAGCTGTTTTCTCCTTCATCTGTGTCACCTGGACCTGAAGGATCTCACTGTCTGAGCGGGGTCACTGCCTTCAGCAGCCCCTCCTTTTCTACAACATGGAGCCCTACTTCCAGGCCTTCAGGATCTGAGCGGCGTGGTGGGCAGAGGATCATGCTTGGGGACTACATGGTTTCTCCTCCTGACTTTCAGCACAGCCCTAGCTTCCAGTCCCAGAAAAGCCGAAAGAAGAGTGGTGGCAACATGTCATTGGGGGGGCGAGGACGTGGAGGGCATTACATTGATGAGACTGGGGGGAGGAGATCAGTAAGAGGAGGAGGGTATGGTAGGATAACTGAGCAGGTTTCACCTCCGTCTGTAGGTCAGCTCAATTTCAACAACTTGGAGGAGTTCCCTCCTGTTGGCTCCTCACCCATTTCTCCTGC GGCATCTAAGCCAACTAGAAGAATAAACCCGACACCAGTAAGTGCAGAGCGGCCACACTCTAAACCAAAGACCTGCTTCACTTCCACCCCGTTCAGTAAACCATCTAGCCCCCTGTCAGGAGTAGAGCCACTCGAGGGGTCGATGACAGGGGGCAATTCTCTGAGTCTGCAGGAAGAAAGGGAATTACTTAAAAGGGAAAA GACAAAGCGTGCCCAGCAGGTCAGCTCTCCTCAGCCGTCTTCTTTGGAACCATGCACCCCTACCAAGACAGTGTTTAAAACAGGATCTAAAGTTACACCAGAACAACAGACAACTTGTCCTGAACCATCCAAAGTCACTTTCTCCTTGGAACTGGATCTTTTGGTTGAGCTGTATAGTACCTGCATCTCTG AAAACCTTGTACCAAACATTTTCCTGGAGCTCTTCTTTGTGATGCAGTTACTAACGTCTCGGTCCCCTCACACTCATGACGATGAACAGGAAAGTTTGTGTGCAGCTCATTCGCATTCAG ATATTCTCCAAAGATGTTATTTAAGACTAGTACACAATTGTGTGTATTTTGCAGTGAAGGTCCTGGAGAATCAGTTTCA GTTGGTAGCTCATTTGGACAAGTGCACATTGCGACTGCTGGCAGAGAATGAACGGGTGGCATCTTTCTCTCCACATCTCAGGGACTTACTCACTCAGGCCCAAGATAAAAGCACGGCCAAG ctCTCTCCTTCAGTGTCCACTTTCATCCACTCGGTCCCTTTCCAACCTGATACTGACAACCGGTCCAACTTTAGCAGTGACAAGGCTTTCCACATCTTCAAAAAACAGAG AGATATTTTTTATGAGGTGCTGAGAGAGTGGGAGGACTTTCACAAGGAACCTGGGTGGAATTTTGACACTGCACTTGGAAATAGGATCAG AGGAATGATGAGTCAGATGACCTCTGCAGGAAATCATTCTCATTTTGCGCGTCTGTTCCTGAAGCAGCTTATTCAG ATGTGTAAAGGTCCCCGAGTGAACAGCACTTCTGGAGATACTCCTGATGCTGACTTGTTAGGCATGTTGGGAGCTGAGGGTCTGGGGCGCCTGAAGCGTCTTGAAGAGCGCCTCATTCAGCCTCACGGAGTTGTTGGCCCGTGCCCACCTCCATCTTTTCCTGGTTACCAAGAGTTCTTCAGGGACTTCCTGCAGGCTGCTAGCTG CTGCCAGCTGAACCAGCACCTGCAGGATAGCTTGTGCCAGCAGCTACTCCAGCTGGATGAGGTGTCCATCCTGAGCCCTCCTGCTTCCATCTGTGAGCGGgacgaagaggaggaggaagatggagACATGGAGCAGCAG GACGAGAAGCAGCGGTTCTCCTCTGTGTTGCTCCTAGCTCGTCTTCTGGCAAAGTTTCTGGGATTCATTTCCTTTCTGCCTTACCAAACATCTGAGAAGCCGTCCAGAGAAATACAGGATACTGCTATAGCCCTGCGCAGCAAG agtgTTCCAGTGCTAgatgtgtgtgctgtgttgaGAAACAGTATGAGGAGAAGGCGCACCATCCTCACTGTACCCTGGTTGGTGGAGTTCCTCTCAATGCTAGACTTTACCGGCCCTCTGCTGCTTTGCTACAGGACCACATTGGGCACACTGCTTCTCCTATATAG GAGACTGGTTCTTGGTCGATGTGAAGAAATGTGTTACCTAAATAAGCTACTAATGGTGTCAGTATTAGGCTGGCTCTTTCAG ATCCCAGTGATTCCAGAGGATATTTTCTTCACTAGTGAGTTTACTGAGGTTGCCAAGGTGGAAGAAAGCGACATAAATGTGGCAGGGCTT gaCTGTATTCCTCTGGTGGATCAGCAGCTTCTTTACACTTGTTGTCCATTTCTTG GTGAATTTCGTAAGCTTTTGGCTGCCTTTGTGTCCGGAAGCACAGCCAAGAGCGGAGGAATTATCCGCAAGATTACTCCCACGTCTGCTGAGCTCAAGGACACGCCAGCAGCTCACAGGTCACAGCAGAAACTGCAG GTGGACCTCGAGCAAGCCTTCTTTCACAACCAGCCTCCATCGTTACGTCGCACTGTGGAATTTGTAGCTGAGAGGGTTGGATCCAATGCAGTCAAACATATGAA GGCTACCTTAGTAAATGAGTTGGTGGGACGAGGAGAAAAGATGCTGAGAGACGGATTGGGGTCGCCAAACTCAAATCCCTCAAAACTGAATGACTCCATTTGTGCTCAATTGTGCGATGCGGGATTGGAGGCTTTGGCAAGAGCCACCAG ATTTTGCTGTGAGAAGAGCCCTGAAGCCATACGAATATTGCTCCCTCATGAGACTTCGCCTACT GTACTTGCCACTTCGGAAAACATCACCAAACGTCTTGCCACAGAAAAAGCCTGCAGCTGGCTTTCGGCTAACATTACAG CACTCATAAGACGGGAGTGGAAGAGCAGGTATGACCGTGTGATGAAGGCTCTTGGTAGTCCACCTGCTCCAGACTCTGTGGACAGAACTGTGGTTGAGCTGGTCCCTCAGGAAAAGTCACAAACTCCCAAGAGGAAACAAGgaagtgagagtgagagagtgaTGTCCTGTCCTCCCCACTGTGACCACAGTGCTTCACTGCCCTCTGACATCCTCGTTGAAATGaag GAGGTGCTGAGCATCGCTGTGGGCCCGAGGACGGATGAGGAGCTGCCGACTGGCTCTCAGCTCCTAACGCTGCTGCAAaaagtgggagaaacattatccTGCAGAAAG TTTTTGAATGTACTGTCAGAGCAGATGCTTCTGAACTGTAGTGTCCTACTGGCCTGCAAACTGG TGTCTGCAGAGCTCCCGGTGCTGCCTCTGTCAGAGTGCAGCGGACGTGGCGGGGATGCTGTTGGTAATGGTTCAGGGTCAGAGCCTCCTGTCACAGCGCTGCTGGAGCAGCTCGCTGAGCTGTGGGAGAAAGACAGCTGTTCCTCCGCCCCCCTCCACCTGCTCTTTACCCCACTTACAGTCACCGCTGTGCTGAAGGCCAGCGACACAGAG aggaAAAACTACCGGTTTGTAATTGGAAAACTGGTGGACAGAGGGTTATTGAGTGAAGAAGAGGTCAAATCCCATTGGAAGAAGCTAACAGAACTGGCCTTACCTGTG gaGCAGATAGCGAATTTTCAGCTGAAGTTAAAGACCGTGAAACCCGTCTCACCTCTGGCTGAGTTACAAAGCCATATGGACATTCTGCAGGTCTCACATCAGACAGTAGAGGGAGCTACATGA